One window of Medicago truncatula cultivar Jemalong A17 chromosome 2, MtrunA17r5.0-ANR, whole genome shotgun sequence genomic DNA carries:
- the LOC112419332 gene encoding uncharacterized protein, giving the protein MQELAVYRRRLKCNLDAAFSSSLNVIGFGMCIRDEVGQFVAAKTLRSSPICDSSIGEALGLSYAIQWVHELQLTNVDFEMDAKRAVDYYIKGSNDISEFGAIIDDCRRRCCSWFENSKIEFNRRQANIVAHTIAREAILLTSSQTFNVVPSCIGSLIL; this is encoded by the exons ATGCAAGAGCTCGCAGTTTATAG GAGAAGGCTTAAGTGTAATCTCGACGCTGCATTCTCGAGTTCCTTGAATGTTATTGGATTTGGTATGTGTATAAGGGACGAAGTTGGACAGTTTGTGGCAGCAAAGACGCTACGGTCTAGTCCTATATGTGATTCAAGTATAGGTGAAGCTTTGGGTCTGTCATATGCTATTCAGTGGGTACATGAGCTGCAACTCACTAATGTCGATTTTGAGATGGATGCCAAACGGGCTGTAGATTATTACATTAAAGGAAGCAATGATATATCTGAATTTGGCGCAATCATTGATGATTGTAGACGTCGATGTTGTTCTTGGTTTGAAAACTCTAAGATTGAGTTTAATAGGAGACAAGCGAATATAGTCGCTCATACTATTGCTAGAGAGGCCATACTCCTAACTAGTTCCCAAACTTTTAATGTTGTACCTTCTTGTATTGGatctttaattttataa
- the LOC11412446 gene encoding uncharacterized protein, which translates to MKFPVSVICTFLLFLSLSSPQARGDASGSVFFIDSSSHQFLRARSSNDEHPSISLKEVGAAVPVLLGFAPPSTLSASSSSKLNEVLIPNPFNRPRAVFLLEVNGINGLEKIVQDNPMFSKSLWDTNYIGSDRVDIQLPDENDVSVSSLDEQLEDCTDKEISDFSSSIGGSYAPDALEPLNGVLSVPLPNGALVNLHMSKEAERKFVIGLLSLTQNVKRAIQMHHDLSQTTLSPAELLTGRFNGIKVLQEQDEAEIIAQHGVELLLVTLTKIFGSLQEAYKGQIVGIIYCQTATPQESAKKFNVILTPPHYHRARWLEEVNALNTTFAEVALVRITLAWITGIILLVSTLMGTCYLLYMPITRDTLLYSNVKLD; encoded by the exons atgaagtttcccgTTTCCGTCATCTGTACCTTCCTCCTattcctctctctctcctctcctcAAGCTAGG GGCGATGCTTCTGGTTCCGTTTTCTTCATCGATAGTTCATCTCATCAATTTCTTCGCGCTAGATCATCCAACGATGAG CATCCTTCAATTTCGCTTAAAGAAGTTGGCGCTGCTGTGCCAGTCTTGCTCGGTTTTGCTCCTCCTTCTACCCTTTCAGCCTCCAGCTCATCCAAG TTGAATGAAGTTTTGATTCCTAATCCATTTAATAGGCCTCGTGCTGTGTTTTTGCTGGAAGTGAATGGAATCAATG GTCTTGAAAAAATTGTCCAGGATAATCCAATGTTCAGCAAGTCATTGTGGGATACAAATTATATTGGTTCAGATAGAGTTGACATTCAACTTCCAG ATGAAAATGACGTTTCTGTGTCTTCTTTGGATGAGCAATTGGAAGACTGTACCGATAAAGAAATTAGTGATTTT TCATCTTCGATCGGTGGATCATATGCCCCTGACGCCCTAGAGCCATTAAATGGAGTGCTTTCCGTTCCTTTGCCAAATGGTGCCTTAGTGAATCTTCATATGTCAAAG GAAGCAGAAAGAAAGTTTGTGATAGGTCTTTTGTCTCTCACTCAAAATGTCAAAAGGGCAATTCAAATGCATCATGATTTATCACAGACTACACTAAGTCCAGCTGAGTTGTTAACAGGTCGCTTCAATGGCATTAAG GTTTTGCAAGAGCAAGATGAAGCTGAAATTATTGCTCAACACGGAGTTGAATTGTTACTTGTAACTTTGACGAAGATATTTGGCTCATTGCAAGAAGCATACAAAG GTCAAATTGTTGGAATTATCTATTGTCAAACGGCCACTCCTCAAGAGTCCGCCAAGAAGTTTAATGTTATCCTTACTCCTCCTCACTACCATAGGGCACGATGGTTGGAAGAAGTAAATGCACTGAATACAACTTTTGCAGAAGTGGCATTGGTTAGAATAACCCTTGCCTGGATAACAGGAATAATTTTGCTTGTTTCAACTCTTATGGGG ACATGTTACCTCTTGTATATGCCAATCACAAGGGACACACTTCTCTATTCTAATGTCAAGCTTGATTAG